The genomic DNA TAGCGATGATATCGCAAGCATCATCCGCCGTGCAAACGTGGGTACAGTGTACCTAGTTAAAGAGGGCGAACACTACTCAAAAGTCATTTTGCCTATCCACGGCACAGGCCTTTGGTCAATGATGTATGCGTTTGTTGCGGTTGAAATGGACGGCAATACCGTTTCGGGCATAACTTACTACGAGCAAGGTGAAACACCTGGGCTAGGTGGTGAAGTTGAAAACCCAAATTGGGTTGCTCAGTTCGAAGGCAAGCAGTTGTTTGATGAGAACTTTAAGCCGGCATTGAAAATTGTGAAAGGTGGCGCTGCAGCCGATGATATCCACGGTGTTGATGGCCTTTCTGGTGCAACTCTAACGGGTAACGGCGTGCAACATACTTTCGATTTCTGGCTAGGGGACATGGGCTTTGGACCATTCCTTGCTAAAGTACGCGAAGGGGAGCTGAACTAATGGCGATATCTAAAGAAGCGAAGCAAAACCTTTGGGCTCCTGTTTTAGATAACAACCCTATAGCTTTGCAAGTACTCGGTGTGTGTTCTGCTTTGGCGGTAACCACCAAACTAGAAACAGCATTTGTTATGACATTGGCCGTTATCTTTGTAACTGCTTTGTCTAACTTCTTCGTGTCTGTTATTCGTAACCACATTCCAAATAGCGTTCGTATCATAGTGCAGATGGCTATCATCGCATCGCTTGTAATCGTGGTAGACCAAATCTTGAAAGCTTACCTTTACGATATCTCTAAGCAGTTATCAGTATTTGTTGGCTTGATCATTACGAACTGTATCGTTATGGGTCGTGCAGAAGCCTACGCAATGAAGTCTGCGCCTCTGCCATCGCTACTTGACGGTATTGGTAATGGTCTAGGTTATGGTTTTGTACTCATCACTGTAGCATTTTTCCGTGAGCTCATTGGCTCAGGTAAGTTGTTCGGTATGGAAGTACTTCCTCTAGTGTCTGATGGTGGTTGGTACCAGCCTAACGGTATGTTCCTACTTGCACCGTCTGCATTCTTCTTGATTGGCTTTATGATTTGGGTGATTCGTATCTTCAAGCCTGAACAAATAGAAGCGAAGGAGTAGTAGCGCGATGGAACATTATATTAGCTTGCTGGTTAAATCGATTTTCATCGAAAACTTAGCGTTATCTTTCTTCTTGGGCATGTGTACATTCCTTGCTGTTTCGAAGAAGGTAAAAACCTCTTTTGGTCTTGGTGTCGCTGTAGTGGTGGTATTAACCATCGCTGTACCGGTGAATAACCTGCTGTACACTCTGGTTTTGAAAGAGAATGCATTGGTCTCTGGTGTGGATTTGAGTTTTCTTAACTTCATTACCTTTATCGGTGTTATTGCCGCTCTAGTACAGATTTTGGAAATGGTGTTAGATCGCTTTTTCCCACCTTTGTACAACGCGTTAGGTATTTTCCTACCGCTTATTACAGTGAACTGTGCGATCTTCGGTGGCGTATCTTTCATGGTACAGCGTGACTATAACTTCGCAGAATCCGTTGTTTATGGCTTCGGTTCTGGTGTGGGTTGGATGTTAGCTATCGTGGCACTTGCGGGTTTACGTGAGAAGATGAAGTACTCTGATGTCCCTCCTGGCCTACGTGGTCTAGGCATCACCTTCATCACTGTAGGCTTGATGGCGTTGGGCTTTATGTCTTTCTCCGGTGTTCAACTGTAAGAGTAAATAATAAGGATTAGTCAATGAATACTATCGTTCTTGGCGTAGTGATGTTTACTCTAATTGTATTGGCTTTAGTGCTAGTGATTTTATTCGCTAAATCTAAGCTAGTACCAACGGGTGACGTCAACATTTTAGTAAATGGTGACCCTGAGAAAGGCTTTGCAGTTTCTCCTGGGGACAAATTGCTTGGCGCATTGGCAGGCAATGGTATTTTCGTATCGTCTGCTTGTGGTGGCGGTGGCTCTTGTGGTCAGTGTCGCGTTAAAGTGAAATCTGGCGGTGGCGATATACTACCTACAGAGCTTGATCACATCAGCAAAGGCGAGGCCCGTGAGGGGGAACGCTTAGCGTGTCAGGTTGCCGTTAAGTCGGATATGGAAATAGAACTTCCTGAAGAGATCTTTGGTGTTAAAAAGTGGGAATGTACCGTTCTTTCTAATGACAACGAAGCCACCTTCATTAAAGAGTTGGTTCTGCAAATCCCAGATGGGGAAGAAGTACCGTTCCGTGCTGGTGGTTACATTCAAATTGAAGCGGAACCTCACCACATTAAATATTCGGATTTTGATATCCCTGACGAGTATCGTGAAGATTGGGATAAATTTAACCTCTTCCGTTATGAGTCTGTGGTTAAAGAAGAGTCTATCCGCGCTTACTCAATGGCATCGTACCCAGAAGAGAAAGGTTTGATTAAGCTGAACGTGCGTATTGCAACGCCGCCGCCAAACAATCCTGATGTTCCACCTGGAATCATGTCTTCGTACATCTGGTCTCTTAAAGCTGGTGACAAATGTACTATTTCAGGTCCATTTGGTGAGTTCTTCGCTAAAGATACTGACAATGAGATGGTATTTGTTGGTGGTGGTGCAGGTATGGCGCCAATGCGTTCACATATCTTTGACCAACTATTACGCCTTAAGTCAAAACGTAAGATGACGTTCTGGTATGGTGCTCGTTCGAAGCGTGAAATGTTCTACATTGAAGACTTTGATAAACTCGCCGCCGAGAATGACAACTTTGTATGGCATTGTGCGCTGTCCGATCCTTCTCCTGAAGACAATTGGGATGGTTATACAGGCTTTATCCATAACGTATTGTACGAAAACTATCTTAAGGATCATGACGCCCCTGAAGATTGTGAGTTCTATATGTGTGGTCCACCTATGATGAATGCAGCTGTTATTGGCATGCTAAAAGATCTGGGTGTAGAGGATGAAAACATTCTACTTGATGATTTCGGTGGCTAAGTCTTAATCGAATGAACAATGGCTGGCTCTTTGAGTCAGCCATTTTGTTTTGTGGTTTAGACTATTTTTTATCCATCTTCTACCAATCGTACTAAATAACGGGTCATTTTAGCTTGTTAAAATACTCGATAACTGGGTTAAACTTAATAAGTTAATAGTTAGGGTACTCAGTGACTTACTAAGATGGGTAGCATACATAAATACAAGAAATGGAGCACAAGATGAACGCAGTAAATCATCTTATTCAGCGCGGTAAGTGGACAA from Vibrio rarus includes the following:
- the nqrE gene encoding NADH:ubiquinone reductase (Na(+)-transporting) subunit E, giving the protein MEHYISLLVKSIFIENLALSFFLGMCTFLAVSKKVKTSFGLGVAVVVVLTIAVPVNNLLYTLVLKENALVSGVDLSFLNFITFIGVIAALVQILEMVLDRFFPPLYNALGIFLPLITVNCAIFGGVSFMVQRDYNFAESVVYGFGSGVGWMLAIVALAGLREKMKYSDVPPGLRGLGITFITVGLMALGFMSFSGVQL
- a CDS encoding NADH:ubiquinone reductase (Na(+)-transporting) subunit D, whose translation is MAISKEAKQNLWAPVLDNNPIALQVLGVCSALAVTTKLETAFVMTLAVIFVTALSNFFVSVIRNHIPNSVRIIVQMAIIASLVIVVDQILKAYLYDISKQLSVFVGLIITNCIVMGRAEAYAMKSAPLPSLLDGIGNGLGYGFVLITVAFFRELIGSGKLFGMEVLPLVSDGGWYQPNGMFLLAPSAFFLIGFMIWVIRIFKPEQIEAKE
- the nqrF gene encoding NADH:ubiquinone reductase (Na(+)-transporting) subunit F, giving the protein MNTIVLGVVMFTLIVLALVLVILFAKSKLVPTGDVNILVNGDPEKGFAVSPGDKLLGALAGNGIFVSSACGGGGSCGQCRVKVKSGGGDILPTELDHISKGEAREGERLACQVAVKSDMEIELPEEIFGVKKWECTVLSNDNEATFIKELVLQIPDGEEVPFRAGGYIQIEAEPHHIKYSDFDIPDEYREDWDKFNLFRYESVVKEESIRAYSMASYPEEKGLIKLNVRIATPPPNNPDVPPGIMSSYIWSLKAGDKCTISGPFGEFFAKDTDNEMVFVGGGAGMAPMRSHIFDQLLRLKSKRKMTFWYGARSKREMFYIEDFDKLAAENDNFVWHCALSDPSPEDNWDGYTGFIHNVLYENYLKDHDAPEDCEFYMCGPPMMNAAVIGMLKDLGVEDENILLDDFGG
- a CDS encoding Na(+)-translocating NADH-quinone reductase subunit C is translated as MASKNDSIKKTLGVVIGLSLVCSVIVSVAAVGLRDKQQANAVLDKQTKIVEVAQISEQGTVQQLFSDYIEPRLVNFDTGEFVEGDAAAYDQRAASKDPAQSQRLAASDDIASIIRRANVGTVYLVKEGEHYSKVILPIHGTGLWSMMYAFVAVEMDGNTVSGITYYEQGETPGLGGEVENPNWVAQFEGKQLFDENFKPALKIVKGGAAADDIHGVDGLSGATLTGNGVQHTFDFWLGDMGFGPFLAKVREGELN